One genomic region from Oncorhynchus clarkii lewisi isolate Uvic-CL-2024 unplaced genomic scaffold, UVic_Ocla_1.0 unplaced_contig_5436_pilon_pilon, whole genome shotgun sequence encodes:
- the LOC139402672 gene encoding serine protease 23-like codes for MQTKRKWGEALRGSPSSMASFPSIPSPLPLLSLFLLLSIPPVAPIQPQWPLQRVPVVLPQVTEDRPAPHFQADARLDVTSPCDPECHKKALPPSYWDLRSILSYETLHSNGRLTETAVGIYGYTARTQTTPALPSRRKRQIFGHDGRFSIVGQDFLLNYPFSAAVKLSTGCSGTLVGDRHVLTAAHCVHDGKNYVKGAQKLRVGFLKPKQRDSPNPASATNASNTHPSPPDKMKFQWIRAKRTHVPKGWIKGNGNDIGMDYDYALLELKKAHKRRHMKLGVSPPAKQLPGRRVQFSGYDNDRPGQLVYRFCRAGEETPDLLYQHCDAQPGASGSGIYARMWDRRRRRWERKVIGVFSGHQWVDRDGASQEFNVAVRVTPLKYAQICYWIKGNYVDCREG; via the exons ATGCAAACCAAGCGTAAGTGGGGAGAAGCGCTCCGTGG gTCTCCCTCCTCCATGGCCTCTTTTCCTTCCATCCcatccccccttcccctcctctccctcttcctcctcctctccatccctccagtgGCTCCTATCCAGCCCCAATGGCCCCTGCAACGCGTCCCTGTGGTCTTACCCCAGGTGACAGAGGACCGACCCGCCCCGCACTTCCAGGCTGACGCCCGATTGGACGTCACCTCCCCATGTGACCCAGAATGTCACAAGAAGGCTCTTCCCCCCAGCTACTGGGACCTGCGTAGCATCCTGTCATACGAGACACTCCATAGCAACGGTCGCCTCACGGAAACCGCCGTGGGGATCTACGGGTACACTGCCCGCACCCAGACCACGCCGGCACTGCCTTCCCGACGCAAACGTCAGATCTTTGGCCATGACGGGCGTTTCAGCATTGTAGGGCAAGACTTCCTGTTGAACTACCCATTCTCTGCAGCGGTCAAGCTGTCCACCGGGTGTTCCGGAACACTGGTGGGCGACCGGCACGTTCTGACCGCCGCCCACTGCGTCCACGACGGGAAGAACTACGTGAAAGGGGCGCAAAAGCTCCGGGTGGGTTTCCTGAAGCCAAAGCAGCGTGACTCTCCCAATCCGGCCTCTGCCACCAATGCATCCAACACCCATCCATCACCCCCAGATAAGATGAAGTTCCAGTGGATTCGTGCCAAGCGCACCCACGTGCCCAAAGGCTGGATCAAGGGCAACGGCAACGACATCGGAATGGACTACGACTACGCCTTGTTAGAGCTCAAGAAGGCCCACAAACGACGCCACATGAAGCTGGGCGTCTCCCCGCCGGCGAAGCAGCTGCCCGGGCGCAGGGTCCAATTCTCCGGCTATGACAACGACCGACCGGGCCAGCTGGTCTACCGGTTCTGCCGGGCTGGAGAGGAGACGCCCGACCTGCTCTACCAGCACTGTGACGCCCAGCCCGGGGCCAGCGGCTCGGGGATCTACGCTCGTATGTGGGACCGGAGGAGGCGGCGCTGGGAGAGGAAGGTGATCGGGGTGTTCTCAGGGCACCAGTGGGTGGATCGAGACGGGGCGTCGCAAGAGTTTAACGTGGCGGTGAGGGTGACGCCTCTGAAATACGCCCAGATCTGCTACTGGATCAAAGGAAACTATGTAGACTGCCgagaaggatga